From a region of the Acidobacteriota bacterium genome:
- the asnB gene encoding asparagine synthase (glutamine-hydrolyzing) — translation MCGIAGVLAFDHGVSRVSEPLVTAMRETLRHRGPDGGDTWVDPTGRIGLGHRRLSIIDLATSASQPMANEDGNLRIVFNGEIYNHLEVRAELSKSGRHRWLTDHSDTEVILHGFEEWGIDVVHRLRGMFAFALWDAREQALWLVRDRIGIKPLYYSVDANRLTFGSEIKALLEVPGQRRAVHEEALFHYLSFLTTPGNQTLFDGILKMSPGTWLRATADGRVTQKRYWDVWDAARPIAEADDASLAERILDELRISVRLRKVSDVPVGVFLSGGLDSSTNAALFSEGESRPVRTFSIGYDRDYPGYANELHFARSMAERIGAEHHERRLTRDDVVEFLPRMVHLQDEPIADPVCVPVHYVAKLARESGTIVCQLGEGADELFIGYPNWLQALERQEYDDLPVPRFVKGMAAAGLKAAGYDHAWQYEYLRRGSRGEPLFWGGAESFPDAEKRRLLGSRLRNQFKDLTSWDALAPIRADFLSKAHETSNLNWMSYIDLRLRLPELLLMRVDKMTMGVGLEARVPFLDHEFVTMAMSIPSARKAPNGRLKHLLKTAVKGLVPAELIERRKQGFGVPVDDLFAGRLAQIATKELTRFCDETGLLDKQAALHLVGTGQGSKTWYLLNLAMWWRHFIAGEALEVE, via the coding sequence ATGTGCGGCATAGCCGGCGTTCTGGCGTTCGACCACGGCGTGAGTCGTGTGTCCGAGCCCCTGGTCACGGCGATGCGCGAAACGTTGCGCCATCGCGGACCTGATGGCGGCGACACGTGGGTCGACCCTACGGGCCGCATCGGCCTTGGCCACCGCCGGTTGTCGATCATCGACCTGGCGACCTCCGCCTCGCAGCCAATGGCCAACGAAGATGGCAACCTGCGAATCGTCTTCAATGGCGAGATCTACAACCACCTCGAGGTGCGCGCCGAACTGTCGAAATCAGGCCGGCACCGCTGGCTGACCGACCACTCCGATACCGAGGTCATTCTTCACGGTTTCGAGGAATGGGGCATCGACGTCGTCCATCGCCTGCGCGGCATGTTTGCGTTCGCGCTGTGGGATGCCCGCGAGCAGGCGCTGTGGCTGGTGCGCGACCGCATCGGCATCAAGCCGCTGTATTACTCGGTCGATGCCAACCGGTTGACCTTTGGATCGGAGATCAAGGCGCTGCTCGAGGTGCCGGGCCAGCGTCGCGCCGTCCACGAAGAAGCGTTGTTTCACTACCTCTCGTTCCTGACGACGCCGGGCAACCAGACATTGTTTGACGGCATTCTCAAAATGTCGCCCGGGACCTGGCTGCGCGCGACGGCCGACGGTCGAGTGACCCAGAAGCGCTATTGGGATGTCTGGGATGCCGCCAGGCCCATAGCTGAGGCCGACGATGCGTCGTTGGCTGAGCGGATTCTGGACGAGTTGCGGATCTCGGTCAGGCTCAGGAAGGTGAGCGACGTTCCGGTCGGCGTGTTCCTGTCGGGCGGTCTCGATTCCAGCACCAACGCGGCGCTGTTCTCCGAGGGCGAAAGCCGGCCGGTCCGCACCTTCTCGATCGGCTACGACCGCGACTATCCCGGCTATGCCAACGAACTGCACTTCGCGCGATCGATGGCCGAACGGATTGGCGCCGAGCATCACGAGCGTCGCCTCACGCGCGATGACGTGGTGGAGTTCCTGCCGCGGATGGTTCACCTGCAGGATGAGCCGATCGCCGATCCGGTGTGCGTGCCGGTCCACTACGTCGCGAAGTTGGCCCGCGAGAGCGGCACCATCGTGTGCCAGCTCGGCGAGGGTGCTGACGAGCTGTTCATCGGCTATCCGAACTGGCTACAAGCACTTGAACGGCAGGAATACGACGACCTGCCGGTGCCGCGCTTTGTCAAAGGAATGGCGGCGGCCGGGCTGAAGGCCGCCGGCTACGATCACGCGTGGCAATACGAGTATCTTCGGCGCGGCTCGCGGGGCGAGCCGCTGTTCTGGGGCGGCGCCGAGTCGTTTCCCGACGCGGAGAAACGCCGATTGCTTGGCTCGCGGCTGCGCAACCAGTTCAAGGACCTGACGTCCTGGGACGCGCTGGCGCCGATTCGCGCCGACTTCCTGAGCAAGGCGCACGAGACGTCCAACCTGAACTGGATGAGTTACATCGATCTGCGCCTGCGGCTGCCGGAGCTGCTGCTGATGCGCGTCGACAAGATGACCATGGGCGTGGGGCTGGAGGCGCGCGTGCCGTTTCTGGATCACGAGTTCGTGACCATGGCCATGAGCATCCCGAGCGCGCGCAAGGCGCCGAACGGTCGGCTGAAGCACCTGTTGAAGACGGCCGTGAAAGGCCTGGTGCCGGCGGAACTGATCGAGCGGCGTAAGCAGGGCTTTGGCGTTCCGGTTGACGATCTGTTCGCAGGACGCCTCGCGCAGATCGCCACGAAAGAGCTGACGCGCTTCTGTGATGAGACCGGTCTGCTCGACAAGCAAGCGGCCCTGCATCTCGTCGGAACGGGGCAGGGCTCCAAGACCT
- a CDS encoding ABC transporter permease: MANPVSALVGGSAAMTRTLAGNARLLVAITRVELSKKYAGSVLGPLWLILQPGLLLSVYIFVYLVVFKMRFAEFSRLDYVLYVFTGLIPYLGTIDAITSGSVSIKQNIHLVKNVMLPIELVPVRAVLVATVSQAVGLAVVILLTALNGSLSWHILWLPLVWALQIVMLFGIVWILSSIAVGLPDISYFISLFLFLLMWVSPIGFTPDMVPANVAAVLYLNPVYYLLEVYRDSLLFGRFPTPQVAGIYVAMAVVTFAVGAAFFRAFRSVLLDYE, encoded by the coding sequence ATGGCTAACCCTGTTTCGGCCCTCGTTGGCGGCAGTGCCGCGATGACCCGCACGCTTGCGGGCAACGCCCGCCTGCTCGTCGCGATCACGCGCGTTGAGCTTTCAAAGAAGTACGCCGGATCGGTGCTCGGTCCGTTGTGGCTGATTCTGCAGCCCGGATTGCTGCTGTCGGTCTACATCTTCGTCTACCTCGTCGTGTTCAAGATGCGGTTCGCCGAATTCAGCCGCCTCGACTACGTGCTGTATGTCTTTACGGGTTTGATCCCCTACTTGGGCACCATCGATGCCATCACGTCGGGCTCGGTGTCGATCAAGCAGAACATCCACCTCGTCAAGAACGTGATGCTGCCGATTGAGCTGGTCCCGGTGCGCGCGGTGCTGGTCGCGACGGTGAGCCAGGCGGTCGGACTGGCGGTCGTGATCCTACTGACGGCGCTCAACGGCTCGCTGTCGTGGCACATCCTGTGGCTGCCGCTGGTGTGGGCGCTGCAGATCGTGATGCTGTTCGGCATCGTGTGGATCCTGTCGAGCATTGCGGTCGGCCTGCCGGACATCAGCTATTTCATCAGCCTGTTCCTGTTCCTGTTGATGTGGGTGTCGCCGATTGGTTTTACGCCTGACATGGTCCCGGCCAACGTGGCCGCCGTCCTGTATCTGAACCCCGTCTACTACCTGCTCGAGGTGTATCGCGACAGCCTGCTGTTCGGTCGCTTCCCGACGCCGCAGGTCGCCGGCATCTACGTCGCGATGGCCGTGGTTACATTTGCGGTGGGCGCCGCCTTCTTCCGCGCCTTCCGCAGCGTCCTGTTGGACTACGAGTAG